Proteins from a genomic interval of Clostridium sp. 'deep sea':
- a CDS encoding YwbE family protein — translation MSGTIRENIKVGLTVKLVQKQDQRSGKLTEGVVAKILTKSPKHPHGIKVKLESGIVGRVKEILN, via the coding sequence ATGAGTGGAACTATAAGAGAAAACATTAAAGTAGGACTAACCGTAAAGCTAGTTCAAAAACAAGATCAACGATCTGGTAAATTGACCGAAGGTGTAGTTGCAAAAATCCTTACTAAATCACCCAAACATCCTCATGGCATAAAAGTAAAACTAGAAAGTGGAATTGTAGGTAGAGTGAAAGAAATACTTAACTAA
- a CDS encoding IS110 family transposase produces MKGEGQLMIYVGIDVASTKHDCFIVNSEGEVIEEVFTIANNKAGFEKLLSKIPKVNKSKIKIGLESTGHYSNNIRNYLYEKGFNLVVLNPLSTNLYRKAQTLRKTKTDKIDAKMIAKILHTEDHKPYTPISYHINEIKSLTRIRTRWVKICSSHKISITRILSCTFPELKQNFPSIHQKSMYEALKEYPSAESLKNAHLTKLTNILTKNSNGKYTKDTAIKIKKLAQNSIGVVCKSHEMDLVYSIEEVQACQKRIKNIEQEIKGMMTGLDSPILSIPGISIVYGSIILSEIGSIHNFSSPSKLLAYAGLDPSTKQSGKFKGNGKMVKRGSTYLRAALISAARSVAMYDSVFKDYLNKKLNEGKHYFVALSHVARKLIRVIYHLLRNNVIFKAS; encoded by the coding sequence ATGAAAGGAGAAGGTCAATTAATGATCTATGTAGGAATTGATGTAGCGAGTACAAAACATGACTGTTTTATTGTTAACTCTGAGGGTGAAGTAATAGAAGAAGTATTTACAATAGCCAATAATAAAGCAGGGTTTGAAAAACTATTATCCAAGATACCAAAGGTAAATAAGAGCAAGATAAAAATTGGACTTGAGTCTACAGGGCATTATAGCAATAATATACGTAACTACCTGTATGAAAAGGGCTTTAACTTAGTAGTACTAAACCCACTCAGCACTAACCTATATCGAAAAGCTCAGACCCTTCGCAAAACAAAAACAGATAAGATAGACGCAAAAATGATTGCCAAAATATTGCACACTGAAGACCACAAGCCCTACACCCCAATATCATACCATATAAACGAGATTAAATCTCTAACAAGAATAAGAACTCGCTGGGTAAAAATATGCAGTTCTCATAAAATATCTATTACAAGAATCCTAAGCTGTACCTTTCCAGAACTAAAGCAAAATTTCCCTTCAATACATCAAAAATCAATGTATGAAGCACTAAAGGAATACCCATCTGCTGAGTCTCTAAAAAACGCACACCTCACTAAGTTAACCAATATATTAACCAAAAATTCTAATGGGAAATATACAAAAGATACAGCTATAAAAATAAAAAAACTAGCTCAAAACTCTATTGGTGTAGTTTGTAAGTCACATGAGATGGACTTAGTATATAGCATAGAAGAAGTACAAGCATGTCAGAAAAGAATCAAGAATATCGAGCAAGAAATTAAAGGCATGATGACAGGGCTTGATTCACCAATACTCTCAATACCAGGGATCTCAATTGTGTATGGCTCTATCATATTATCTGAGATAGGCTCAATTCATAACTTTAGTTCACCTTCTAAACTTTTGGCCTATGCTGGTTTAGATCCTTCAACTAAGCAATCTGGAAAATTCAAAGGTAATGGCAAGATGGTTAAGCGAGGTTCAACTTATCTTAGAGCAGCTTTAATTAGTGCTGCTAGATCAGTAGCTATGTATGATTCAGTGTTTAAAGATTATCTCAATAAAAAACTAAATGAGGGTAAGCATTATTTCGTTGCTCTATCTCATGTTGCAAGAAAATTAATTAGAGTAATATATCACTTGCTTAGAAATAATGTAATATTTAAAGCTAGTTAG
- a CDS encoding SAM-dependent methyltransferase: protein MNEISSTQYLYQVKHKAHEHDLCKLEIKSLFNINAKEQVFITIKKVDPAISPFITLRLIILHKANSFSDLLTTIKNAKYNYHDFKVEYVVLSTLCPSYHSRKSYCKQIGLHIIGYPKFTEPDIVLGITEYQGSWYFGVLNQDKGVWRHHKHKPYNYSASLNITTAKALVNIASEADFSKKLIDPCCGIGTVLLEALFAGYNIVGRDINYLVAKHANVNLKYFNYPQVVSCGDIKDITELYDVAIIDMPYGLYYYSDNETKLTIINSAKKIAKKVVFVHCEDISATILKAGFEIIDTCVIGKGVKNRSFSRSVWVCQ from the coding sequence ATGAATGAGATAAGTTCAACACAGTATCTTTACCAAGTTAAACATAAAGCCCATGAGCATGATCTTTGTAAATTAGAGATTAAATCTCTCTTTAACATAAATGCTAAAGAACAAGTATTTATAACAATCAAAAAAGTTGATCCAGCTATTAGTCCATTTATAACTCTCCGTTTAATAATTCTACATAAGGCTAACTCTTTTTCCGATTTACTAACCACTATTAAAAACGCTAAGTATAATTACCATGATTTTAAAGTTGAATATGTTGTTTTATCGACTTTGTGCCCAAGTTATCACAGTAGAAAAAGCTATTGCAAACAAATTGGTTTACATATTATTGGTTACCCAAAATTCACTGAACCAGATATAGTTTTAGGAATAACTGAGTATCAAGGCAGTTGGTATTTTGGAGTTTTAAATCAAGATAAAGGTGTTTGGCGACATCATAAACACAAGCCCTATAATTATTCCGCTTCATTAAATATAACCACTGCTAAGGCTTTAGTTAATATTGCTAGTGAGGCAGACTTTTCTAAAAAACTAATAGATCCTTGCTGTGGTATAGGAACAGTGTTGTTAGAGGCTTTGTTTGCTGGCTACAATATTGTGGGACGAGATATTAACTATTTGGTAGCTAAACATGCTAATGTTAATCTAAAGTATTTTAATTATCCACAGGTTGTAAGCTGTGGAGATATTAAAGATATCACAGAGTTGTATGACGTGGCCATTATAGATATGCCTTATGGACTATATTATTATTCAGATAATGAAACTAAACTAACAATTATAAATAGTGCTAAAAAAATTGCTAAAAAAGTAGTGTTTGTTCATTGTGAAGATATCTCAGCTACTATTTTAAAAGCAGGGTTTGAAATAATAGATACATGTGTTATTGGTAAAGGAGTCAAGAATAGGAGTTTTAGCAGGAGTGTATGGGTGTGTCAATAA
- a CDS encoding DJ-1/PfpI family protein → MHNKKTAVLLFDLFSNYEISVALSVLAQSNKKYEVFCLNEHAISEEGLHVKRTKSLKQLCISEYDSLLIPGCMDLSDIVDNQQIQSFLQQFDSPNIIIASISSSPILLLKAGMLQNKKYIAGVLKAGLLEEGFTMQQMKNMRDITELKNEDGSIDTYHIDGNLLTAIGCGFIEFGIQFGKMLQLEFEPGWYAVK, encoded by the coding sequence ATGCACAACAAAAAAACAGCAGTTTTATTATTTGATCTTTTTAGTAATTATGAAATAAGCGTAGCGTTATCTGTTTTAGCTCAAAGCAATAAAAAATACGAAGTGTTTTGTCTTAATGAGCATGCTATTAGTGAAGAAGGTTTACATGTTAAAAGAACAAAGTCATTAAAGCAACTCTGCATTAGTGAATATGATTCATTGTTAATACCAGGCTGTATGGATCTTAGTGATATAGTTGATAACCAACAAATACAAAGCTTTTTACAACAATTTGACTCGCCAAATATAATAATTGCTAGTATTTCAAGTTCCCCAATCTTATTATTAAAAGCAGGAATGTTACAGAATAAAAAATACATAGCTGGAGTTTTAAAAGCTGGCCTCCTAGAAGAAGGATTTACCATGCAGCAAATGAAAAATATGAGAGATATTACAGAGCTAAAAAATGAAGATGGCTCTATAGACACTTATCATATTGATGGTAACCTATTAACGGCTATTGGCTGTGGCTTTATTGAATTCGGCATTCAATTCGGAAAAATGCTTCAATTAGAGTTTGAACCAGGTTGGTATGCAGTTAAGTAA
- a CDS encoding 4'-phosphopantetheinyl transferase superfamily protein yields the protein MINIYSFNISEDLNKDTYNELLSFLPQEKQQKINKFRFYKDALRSLVAEHLVRYSLKKQYHLNYQKSFAKNEYGKPYLTEYPHIHFNVSHAGNWVVSAISNNSVGIDVEEIKPVDFEIAKRFFAKEEYLTLLNTKESEQLEYFFKIWTLKESYIKAIGKGLAISLDSFSFTLNKDIIEFKSQQFKTKHYFKQFLIDKKHIVALCAVQNNNYQLNNINSNKLKLSINVNN from the coding sequence ATGATTAATATTTATAGCTTTAATATAAGTGAAGACTTAAATAAAGATACTTATAATGAACTACTTAGTTTTTTGCCCCAAGAAAAACAGCAAAAGATTAATAAGTTTAGATTTTATAAAGATGCTTTACGTAGTTTAGTAGCTGAGCATTTAGTTCGCTATAGTTTAAAAAAACAATATCATCTTAATTACCAAAAGAGTTTTGCTAAAAATGAGTATGGAAAACCGTATCTTACGGAATACCCCCATATTCATTTTAACGTATCACATGCTGGTAACTGGGTGGTTAGTGCTATTTCTAACAATAGTGTAGGAATAGATGTAGAAGAAATTAAACCAGTCGATTTTGAGATAGCTAAGAGATTTTTTGCTAAAGAAGAGTATTTAACATTGCTAAATACTAAAGAGAGTGAACAACTAGAGTACTTTTTTAAGATTTGGACTCTTAAAGAGAGTTATATTAAAGCCATAGGTAAAGGGTTAGCTATATCCTTAGATTCATTTTCATTTACTTTAAACAAAGACATAATAGAATTTAAAAGCCAACAGTTTAAAACTAAACATTATTTTAAGCAGTTTTTAATAGATAAAAAGCATATAGTAGCTTTATGTGCAGTTCAAAATAATAATTACCAATTAAATAATATTAATTCAAATAAATTAAAATTAAGTATTAATGTAAATAATTAG